In one Oreochromis aureus strain Israel breed Guangdong linkage group 2, ZZ_aureus, whole genome shotgun sequence genomic region, the following are encoded:
- the LOC120443676 gene encoding calnexin-like, with protein MDTSFLVLCMMLAADMTPASATANPSMIETLILATFQRPWLWGLYVFVVGLPIVLFISFMWPDKRFGPPDQPYYYKKSDEDQSDDPELSPPRKSIAKDSCTRARTSEQETQQTHKNLLRRKAKE; from the exons ATGGACACCAGCTTTCTGGTACTGTGCATGATGCTGGCAGCAGATATGACACCAGCTTCTGCTACAGCAAAT CCGAGCATGATAGAGACCCTCATTCTGGCCACCTTCCAGCGTCCCTGGCTCTGGGGTCTCTATGTCTTTGTTGTTGGACTCCCCATCGTTCTCTTCATAAGCTTCATGTGGCCAGACAAG AGGTTTGGTCCCCCTGATCAACCATATTACTATAAGAAGAGTGATGAGGATCAATCAGATGATCCTGAGCTCTCACCACCAAGGAAATCGATAGCAAAag ATTCATGCACCAGAGCAAGAACCTCAGAACAGGAAACCCAACAAACTCACAAGAACCTGCTGAGAAGAAAAGCTAAGGAATGA
- the fgl1 gene encoding fibrinogen-like protein 1 has protein sequence MRGFLLLLLILTAYIQSLCASDSCHEEVARLRERENLLKGQLQKQELLLHRLQLLNQPRNYKVRGDQSQDKQYADCSQVFSAGHKSSGLYRIKANGSPSPVQVYCDISEGGGWTIIQRWHSGAQTFNRSWEEYKNGFGDMDAEFWLGNDNLHYITEQGNYTLRINLEDFDGNQRYAEYKNFRVADEKDHYRLSFGVYVGTAGDALSGTYQVGVSDWASHQGIKFSTYDQDNDNYNGNCAEEDKGGWWFNKCHSAHLNGKYYPSGYYNSVTDDGVVWYTWRGWWYSLKTSIMKLRPTAFEIVPIDDPNVVHRSPDSQAEEDLKSIVGRN, from the exons ATGAGaggctttctgctgctgctgctcatacTGACAGCTTATATCCAGTCTCTGTGT GCGTCAGACAGTTGCCATGAGGAGGTGGCTCGTCTGCGGGAGCGGGAGAATCTTCTGAAGGGCCAACTTCAGAAACAAGAGCTCCTTCTACACAGATTACAGCTCCTGAACCAGCCTCGCAACTACAAAGTCAGAGGTGACCAGAGCCAGGACAAACAGTACGCAG ACTGCTCCCAGGTCTTCAGTGCTGGCCACAAATCCAGTGGTTTATACAGAATCAAAGCCAATGGCAGCCCTTCTCCAGTCCAAGTGTACTGCGATATAAGCGAAGGAGGTGGTTGGACCATCATACAGAGATGGCACAGCGGAGCTCAGACATTTAACAG GTCATGGGAAGAGTACAAGAACGGTTTTGGGGACATGGATGCAGAATTTTGGCTCGGAAATGACAACCTGCATTACATCACTGAACAAG GGAATTATACTCTGAGAATCAACTTGGAAGATTTCGATGGTAACCAGCGCTACGCTGAGTACAAGAACTTTAGAGTCGCCGATGAAAAG GATCATTACCGCCTTAGCTTTGGAGTCTATGTAGGTACAGCTGGAGATGCTCTTTCTGGAACCTATCAGGTTGGGGTTTCAGACTGGGCCAGTCACCAAGGCATTAAATTTAGCACCTATGACCAGGACAATGATAACTACAACGGAAACTGTGCCGAAGAAGACAAAGGAGGCTGGTGGTTCAACAA GTGTCACTCAGCCCATCTCAATGGCAAGTACTATCCCAGTGGGTACTACAACTCTGTAACAGATGATGGTGTAGTTTGGTACACTTGGAGAGGGTGGTGGTACTCGCTGAAAACCAGCATCATGAAGCTGAGACCCACTGCCTTCGAAATTGTTCCCATTGATGACCCCAATGTGGTTCATCGCAGCCCCGATTCACAGGCGGAAGAAGATCTCAAATCAATTGTGGGCAGAAACTAA
- the snx25 gene encoding sorting nexin-25: MPTPSSTTTSPAGGRSSIGGEEEGPMSAASTSSIGSSFRFVPAFCLGVVAAVVFQLAWGGLSLTSFFLKLFIYVSFALLCFLAGSFALLVRKSPLKVSCFNRSRRQPSEWLEFFNKLMGRFLVPVQESSQSRRVVVSHNVDKALKEVFDYAYRDYILSWYIPLSHDEGQLYSMLSEDWWQMIGQLRSRLAEIDLVNVVCYDSIRILHTHFTDLKAASARPEEVARPFPLHPCLVSPESELAFLRCVARILLLCLLPQKDAKSHTLRCCLTEVITTKVLKPLVEVLSDPDSINRMLLSQLEKREQQAEQQKKAYTYAASYEDFIKLISTSTDVNFLKQLRYQIVVEIIHATTISSLPQLKKQKEKKGKESAAMKADLLRARDMKRYINQLTVAKKQCEKRIRLLGGPNYENSEEGGADDNDEPQSQKILQFDDILCNPSYRDHFRVYMERVDKRALISFWELVETLKTANKNEVPQIVGEIYQKFFVESRDIPVEKFLLKEIQQSLVGNRGTQVFVKLQEQVAETMRERYYPSFLVSDLYDRLIRRDDHHSQSRCSPEEKGEGCQGLDTGEEVCDEGSKGINEQASYAATKLRQLYDKLEYKRQALGSIQNAPKPDKKIVSKLKEEIGAMEKEHSELQQHITRTDWWCENLGNWRATITTAEAAEEGGETVACYSVCVSLVEGEETANSRWSVQRKLTEFQMLHRKLTECFPSLKKVQLPSLSKLPFKSIDQKFLDKSKTQLNAFLQRLLTDERLCQSEALYAFLSPSPEHLKVMSIQKKSSFSLASFLERLPGDFFSHTEEDGDDDSDLSDYDETDGRKDALAEPCFMLIGEIFELRGMFKWVRKTLIALVQVTFGRTINKQIRDTVNWIFCEQMLVCYISVFRDTFWPDGKLAPHIKARTDSERTETKERAQQKLLDNIPDALTNLVGQQNARYGIIKIFSALQEANANKHLLYVLMEMLLKELCPELRAEVDSI; this comes from the exons ATGCCCACCCCCTCGAGTACCACTACATCACCGGCTGGAGGGAGAAGCAGTATCGGGGGAGAGGAAGAGGGGCCCATGTCCGCCGCTTCTACCTCCTCCATCGGCTCATCTTTCCGGTTCGTCCCAGCCTTCTGCCTGGGCGTGGTGGCAGCAGTAGTATTTCAGCTGGCATGGGGGGGCCTGTCTCTCACCTCGTTCTTCTTAAAGCTCTTCATCTATGTGTCATTcgccctcctgtgtttcctggcTGGGAGCTTTGCCCTGCTGGTCAGGAAGAGTCCTCTCAAAGTCAGCTGCTTTAACCGGAGCAGGAGGCAGCCTTCTGAATGGCTGGAGTTCTTCAACAAGCTCATG GGTCGCTTCTTGGTGCCAGTTCAGGAGTCGAGCCAGAGCAGGAGAGTGGTGGTGTCGCACAATGTGGACAAAGCCCTGAAGGAAG TGTTTGACTATGCCTACAGAGACTATATCCTGTCCTGGTACATTCCTTTGAGTCATGATGAAGGCCAGTTGTACTCCATGCTGTCAGAGGACTGGTGGCAGATGATTGGGCAGTTGAGATCCAGGCTTGCTGAGATTGACCTCGTCAACGTAGTGTGTTATGACAGCATCCGGAttctacacacacacttcaCCGACCTCAAAGCTGCATCTGCAAG ACCAGAGGAAGTGGCTCGGCCGTTTCCTCTCCATCCCTGTTTGGTCAGTCCGGAATCGGAGCTGGCCTTCCTCCGCTGTGTAGCCAGAATActactgctgtgtttgctgcCACAAAAGGATGCCAAGTCGCACACACTACGCTGCTGTCTCACTGAAGTCATCACTACTAAAG TTCTGAAGCCGTTGGTAGAGGTACTCAGTGATCCAGATTCCATAAACAGGATGTTGTTGTCTCAGCTGGAAAAGAGGGAGCAGCAGGCTGAGCAGCAGAAGAAAGCCTACACCTACGCTGCCTCCTATGAAGACTTTATCAAACTGATATCAACGTCTACTGATGTCAATTTCCTCAAGCAACTCAG GTATCAGATCGTGGTAGAGATTATTCATGCCACCACCATCAGCAGCCTGCCTCAGCTCAAGAAGCAGAAAG AGAAAAAAGGTAAAGAGTCAGCAGCCATGAAGGCCGATCTGCTGAGAGCCAGAGATATGAAAAGATATATCAATCAGCTGACTGTTGCTAAGAAACAATGTGAAAAAAGGATCCGCCTCCTTGGAGGGCCAAACTATGAGAACAGTGAGGAAGGAGGGGCCGATGACAACGATGAGCCTCAAAGCCAGAag ATTCTCCAGTTTGATGACATCCTGTGTAATCCAAGTTACAGggatcatttcagagtttacaTGGAGAGAGTAGATAAGAGAGCTCTGATAAGCTTCTGGGAACTGgtggaaacactgaaaactgcCAACAAG AATGAGGTGCCCCAAATTGTTGGGGAAATTTACCAAAAGTTCTTTGTGGAGAGCAGAGACATTCCAGTGGAGAAGTTTCTTCTGAAAGAGATCCAGCAGAGTTTGGTGGGGAACAGAGGAACACAAGTCTTTGTTAAACTACAAGAACAG GTTGCTGAGACAATGAGAGAGCGTTACTATCCCTCCTTCCTGGTGTCCGACCTCTACGATAGGCTGATCAGACGAGACGACCATCACAGCCAATCGCGGTGTAGCCCGGAGGAAAAGGGAGAAGGG TGCCAGGGTCTAGATACAGGAGAGGAGGTGTGTGACGAGGGCAGTAAAGGAATCAATGAGCAGGCCAGCTATGCTGCTACTAAACTACGCCAGCTCTATGACAAACTGGAGTACAAGCGACAAGCCCTGGGCTCAATCCAGAATGCACCCAAACCAGACAAGAAG ATAGTAAGCAAACTAAAAGAAGAAATAGGAGCCatggaaaaagaacacagcGAACTTCAGCAACACATCACAAGGACCGACTGGTGGTGTGAAAACCTGGGGAACTGGAGGGCTACGATAACTACAGCTGAG GCTGCAGAGGAAGGTGGTGAGACTGTAGCttgttacagtgtgtgtgttagcCTGGTGGAAGGAGAAGAAACAGCCAACAGTCGCTGGAGCGTCCAGAGGAAACTCACTGAATTCCAAATGTTGCACCGCAAACTCACAGAG TGTTTTCCATCACTGAAGAAGGTCCAGTTACCATCACTCAGTAAGCTTCCCTTCAAATCCATTGACCAGAAGTTTTTggacaaaagcaaaacacaactCAACGCCTTTCTCCAG CGTCTCCTAACAGATGAGCGGTTGTGCCAGTCAGAGGCTCTCTATGCTTTCCTCAGCCCGTCTCCAGAGCATCTGAAG GTGATGTCTATTCAGAAGAAATCCTCTTTCTCACTGGCCTCCTTCCTGGAGAGGTTACCTGGAGATTTTTTCTCCCATACTGAG GAGGATGGCGATGACGACAGTGACTTGTCAGACTACGATGAAACAGACGGGCGGAAAGATGCTCTGGCTGAACCCTGCTTCATGCTCATAGGAGAGATCTTTGAACTCAGAGGAA TGTTTAAGTGGGTGAGGAAGACTTTAATTGCACTAGTCCAGGTGACATTTGGACGAACTATCAACAA ACAGATCCGGGACACTGTAAACTGGATCTTCTGTGAACAGATGTTGGTGTGCTACATCAGTGTGTTCAGGGACACCTTCTGGCCTGATGGAAAGCTGGCGCCACATATCAAAGCCCGAACGGACTCTGAACGCACTGAGACCAAGGAGCGCGCTCAGCAGAAACTACTTGACAACATCCCAG ATGCACTCACAAATCTAGTTGGGCAGCAGAATGCCCGCTACGGCATCATCAAGATCTTCAGTGCTCTGCAGGAGGCCAATGCCAATAAGCATCTTCTCTAT GTATTGATGGAAATGTTACTAAAGGAGCTGTGTCCTGAGCTCAGGGCTGAGGTGGACAGTATCTGA